Proteins from one Methanofastidiosum sp. genomic window:
- a CDS encoding winged helix-turn-helix transcriptional regulator: MDKDKKILLWLIAGSRGGLNRALILKYLISSPSNANRISIATGIEYKTVQHHLNILEKNGLLSVVGDKYGKTYFPSELLDKNIHNFNEICKNMGLDDNEFKNK; encoded by the coding sequence ATGGACAAGGATAAAAAAATACTCCTTTGGCTTATAGCAGGTTCTAGAGGTGGCTTAAACAGGGCATTAATATTGAAGTATCTAATTTCAAGCCCTTCAAATGCTAACAGGATCTCTATTGCCACAGGTATAGAATACAAAACTGTCCAGCATCATTTGAATATATTGGAGAAAAATGGTCTTTTATCTGTAGTTGGAGACAAATATGGGAAGACTTATTTTCCTTCAGAGTTACTTGATAAAAATATTCATAACTTTAATGAAATTTGCAAAAATATGGGGTTAGATGACAATGAATTTAAAAATAAATAA
- the larA gene encoding nickel-dependent lactate racemase, producing MKINIPYKKENVLVEIPDKNLLGIVEPKEVKGSAKENVLKKSIENPTKNIPLNDFLNKHKSILFLINDGQRPTPTKKVLDTIYPIMKPYMHKIEFMIATGSHRVPTEEEFNNIFGPYYNEFKPKITVHDSRNDAVLQYIGKTERGTELFINKKVLENEAIVTIGSSEPHYFAGYTGTRKSFLPGVSSIKTITANHKHALSPNSKTLSLKGNPVHDDMEDAVREIMKIKPNVFAINVVADGEGNIFDAQAGDMIDILYESAKAVDKLFCVPVPGKADIIVSVAPYPMDVSLYQSQKALENTKLALKDGGIIILVSSCRDGIGDKTFYDLLKNNDTPDEVIKATEQNYVLGYHKAAKIAELVTCGEIWAITDLEDKVLEEIFITPHNSLQDSIDKAMAKKGQDAKVLVFLDGSSTVPLV from the coding sequence ATGAAAATAAATATTCCATATAAGAAAGAAAATGTTTTGGTAGAAATACCCGATAAAAATCTCCTAGGAATTGTTGAGCCAAAAGAAGTCAAAGGCTCAGCAAAGGAAAATGTATTGAAAAAGTCAATTGAAAATCCAACAAAAAATATCCCTTTAAACGATTTCTTAAATAAACATAAATCCATACTATTCTTGATTAATGATGGTCAGAGACCCACTCCTACTAAGAAGGTATTGGATACAATTTACCCCATAATGAAACCATACATGCATAAAATAGAATTCATGATTGCAACAGGCTCCCATAGGGTTCCAACAGAAGAGGAATTCAATAATATCTTTGGGCCTTATTATAATGAGTTTAAACCTAAAATAACTGTTCATGATTCTAGAAATGATGCAGTTCTCCAGTATATCGGAAAAACAGAAAGAGGTACAGAACTCTTTATTAATAAGAAAGTATTGGAAAACGAAGCAATAGTTACAATAGGATCTTCTGAGCCTCATTATTTTGCTGGTTATACCGGTACAAGAAAATCATTTTTACCCGGGGTATCATCGATTAAGACAATTACAGCAAATCACAAACATGCACTATCTCCTAACTCCAAAACTTTATCATTAAAGGGCAACCCTGTTCATGATGATATGGAAGATGCTGTAAGGGAGATAATGAAGATTAAACCTAACGTCTTTGCAATTAATGTCGTTGCAGACGGAGAAGGAAACATCTTCGATGCACAAGCGGGGGATATGATTGATATTCTTTATGAATCTGCCAAAGCAGTTGACAAATTGTTTTGTGTTCCTGTACCGGGAAAAGCAGACATAATAGTTTCTGTAGCCCCCTATCCAATGGATGTTAGTCTATATCAGTCCCAGAAAGCATTAGAAAACACAAAACTTGCTTTGAAAGATGGCGGCATCATAATTCTTGTTTCAAGTTGCAGAGACGGGATAGGAGACAAGACATTCTATGATTTGCTTAAGAATAACGATACGCCTGATGAAGTAATAAAAGCTACTGAACAGAATTATGTTTTAGGATACCATAAAGCCGCTAAAATTGCTGAACTTGTAACATGTGGTGAGATCTGGGCAATAACTGATCTTGAAGATAAAGTTTTAGAAGAAATTTTTATAACACCACACAATTCACTTCAAGATTCAATAGACAAGGCAATGGCTAAAAAAGGCCAAGATGCTAAGGTATTGGTCTTTCTAGATGGAAGCTCTACAGTTCCTCTAGTTTAA
- a CDS encoding PLP-dependent aminotransferase family protein: protein MLIYMDDSIFSETAKRVKASEIREILKLTQRPGIISLAGGLPNPQTFPLEEIKKITNDVLNSNNNGLQYGLTEGDPELRQYIAGMMCNYGITCTPDDILITHGSQQGLDLVSKILINPGDIVIVEAPSYLGALSAFRSYLCDFVDVPSDNDGIRTDLLIETLETLKEDGKKPKLLYLVPNFQNPTGITTSEKRRKEIIKIANDYDLVVIEDNPYGELRYEGEHLKAIKSYDTEGRVIYLGTFSKILAPGFRIAWAVGNGELMKKMVIAKQAVDLHTNAFGQRIAAVYCQNYLDKHLVKILNFYKVKRDVMLSSLDEYMPKECKWTKPEGGMFNWIELPEYVDTKEMFTDAINSNVAYVIGSAFYIEDTLGRNTMRLNFSFPKDEEINLGVKRLSEVIRRWL from the coding sequence ATGTTGATTTATATGGACGATTCAATATTTTCAGAGACTGCAAAGAGAGTAAAGGCATCAGAGATTAGAGAGATTCTTAAGCTAACTCAAAGACCTGGTATAATCTCACTTGCAGGCGGTCTCCCAAATCCACAAACTTTTCCATTGGAAGAAATAAAAAAGATTACAAACGATGTTTTAAATTCGAATAACAATGGTTTGCAGTATGGTCTAACTGAAGGTGATCCTGAGTTAAGACAGTATATTGCAGGGATGATGTGTAATTATGGAATTACCTGCACTCCAGACGATATTTTAATAACTCATGGATCTCAACAAGGATTGGACCTAGTATCCAAGATTTTAATCAATCCTGGAGACATTGTTATAGTTGAAGCACCTAGTTACCTTGGCGCTTTAAGTGCATTTAGATCATATCTATGTGACTTCGTTGATGTACCATCAGATAACGATGGGATAAGGACTGACTTATTAATCGAGACTCTTGAGACTCTAAAAGAGGATGGAAAGAAACCCAAATTACTTTACTTAGTTCCTAACTTCCAAAACCCTACAGGCATCACAACAAGCGAAAAGAGGAGAAAAGAAATAATTAAAATTGCCAATGACTATGATCTTGTTGTAATAGAGGATAATCCATATGGTGAGCTGAGATACGAAGGGGAACATCTTAAAGCAATAAAGTCATACGATACAGAAGGCAGGGTAATTTATTTAGGTACTTTCTCTAAAATACTTGCACCAGGATTTAGAATTGCATGGGCAGTAGGCAATGGAGAATTGATGAAGAAAATGGTAATCGCAAAACAGGCGGTAGACTTACATACAAATGCATTTGGTCAGAGAATAGCTGCAGTCTATTGTCAAAACTACTTGGATAAACATCTAGTTAAAATATTGAACTTCTATAAAGTCAAAAGAGATGTAATGCTTTCCTCATTAGATGAATACATGCCAAAAGAATGTAAGTGGACAAAACCTGAAGGTGGAATGTTCAATTGGATAGAGTTGCCCGAATATGTGGATACAAAAGAGATGTTTACAGATGCAATTAATTCTAATGTTGCATATGTCATTGGAAGTGCATTCTATATAGAAGATACTCTGGGTAGAAATACAATGAGATTGAATTTCTCCTTCCCAAAGGATGAAGAAATAAACCTAGGCGTTAAGAGACTTTCTGAAGTTATTAGGAGATGGCTTTGA